The stretch of DNA TCCTGAAAAACGTTAGAAGGGTCACCTGCAACGTTGAGAGGCTTCAAAAACGTCCGGAAGATAATAGTAATTTATAAACCGCAATACTCAAATTTTATTTAATTAAAGAAAGATGGGGTTTTTTAATGATTCAAGTGAACATACCTGCGCTGGATCTTCAAGCAGGTGATGAGGCCGAGGCGTATTCGGCCACGTTGACGAAACCGGTGGGAAGCTTGGGCCGATTGGAAGAATTGGCGGTGGAGCTGGCGAGAATGAAAGGCACTCGTACACTTGAGATTACACCGCCTGGCATCTTGGTGTTTGCCGCGGATCACGGTGTTGTGCGGGAAGGCGTTTCGGCGTTCCCCCAAGAAGTGACCGTTCAAATGGTGTCCAATATCGTGCAAGGTGGGGCTGCCATCAATGTCTTTGGCAGGCAGATTGGTGCCACGTTCCAAGTGGTCGATGTCGGAGTCGCCGGCGAAGTCGCGGAGGAAGCTGTCAGCCCGAGAAAGATTCGACCAGGTACCGGAAGCTTTTTGACAGAGTTGGCGATGACTCGGGAAGAGGCGGAGCAAGCGGTTGCTGTCGGTTATTCGGAAGCGGAGCGTTTGCTGGAAAATGGTATGAAATGCTTGATTGTCGGAGAAGTCGGCATCGGCAATACGACTGCAAGTAGTGCCGTATTGTCCGCGATTACCGGGGCCGATCCCGCCTCAATCGTCGGATATGGGACAGGCATCTCTTCCGTCCAGCATGAGCGGAAAATCGCGGTGGTCCGCGAAGCGGTTGAACGCCACAAGCCGGATTCGCAAGACGCCTATGATATCCTGTCCAAAGTTGGCGGGTTGGAAATGGGTGCGATGGCTGGTGCGATGCTGGCTGCTGCTGAAAACCGGGTGCCGATTCTGCTAGATGGGTTCATCTGCACTGTATCGGCTCTATTGGCTAAATTGATTGATCCCCGTGTAGCGGACTATATGATTCTATCCCATCAATCGGCGGAACCCGGACATCTTACGGCCATCCAGCATATCAGAAAACAACCGATCGTCCAATTGGATATGCGGCTCGGTGAAGGAACCGGGGCGGCTGTCGCCTTCCCGATTTTGCAAGCGGCGGTCCATATGATCAATGAGATGGCCACTTTCGAAAGTGCCGGAGTGGCTGGAAAAGAAGAAGATTCGAGTGCTACGCTTTCATAAAAACCGCCGTGCTTCCTATTTTACGGGAGCACGGCTTT from Bacillus sp. OxB-1 encodes:
- the cobT gene encoding nicotinate-nucleotide--dimethylbenzimidazole phosphoribosyltransferase; its protein translation is MIQVNIPALDLQAGDEAEAYSATLTKPVGSLGRLEELAVELARMKGTRTLEITPPGILVFAADHGVVREGVSAFPQEVTVQMVSNIVQGGAAINVFGRQIGATFQVVDVGVAGEVAEEAVSPRKIRPGTGSFLTELAMTREEAEQAVAVGYSEAERLLENGMKCLIVGEVGIGNTTASSAVLSAITGADPASIVGYGTGISSVQHERKIAVVREAVERHKPDSQDAYDILSKVGGLEMGAMAGAMLAAAENRVPILLDGFICTVSALLAKLIDPRVADYMILSHQSAEPGHLTAIQHIRKQPIVQLDMRLGEGTGAAVAFPILQAAVHMINEMATFESAGVAGKEEDSSATLS